A stretch of the Streptomyces sp. NBC_01428 genome encodes the following:
- a CDS encoding SAM-dependent methyltransferase, with amino-acid sequence MERPAWAPRSIDISVPSVSRMYDFYLGGSHNFEVDREAARKAMEFMPGLPKVMQANRAFMRRAVRFAAAEGIDQFLDIGSGIPTFGNVHEVAQAARPGAHVVYVDHDPVAVAHSQAVLEDIADADVVAADLLKPQEILASAPVQQLIDLKRPVALLLVAILHFVEDADDPYSALAELRDALAPGSMLVVTHAAFEGIPLPQEQAEGAVGVYKNIRNPLIMRTREEIARFFEGYDMVEPGLVPMPDWRPDTAPEDEDPYSFSGFGGVGRTA; translated from the coding sequence ATGGAGCGTCCCGCCTGGGCCCCCCGCAGCATTGACATCTCGGTGCCGAGCGTGTCCCGAATGTACGACTTCTACCTGGGCGGTTCGCACAACTTCGAGGTCGACAGGGAGGCGGCCCGCAAGGCGATGGAGTTCATGCCGGGCCTCCCCAAGGTCATGCAGGCCAACCGCGCGTTCATGCGCCGCGCCGTCCGGTTCGCCGCCGCCGAGGGCATCGACCAGTTCCTCGACATCGGCTCGGGCATCCCGACGTTCGGCAACGTCCACGAGGTCGCGCAGGCCGCCCGCCCCGGCGCGCACGTCGTCTACGTCGACCACGATCCCGTTGCCGTCGCACACAGCCAGGCCGTTCTCGAGGACATCGCGGACGCGGACGTCGTCGCCGCCGACCTCCTCAAGCCGCAGGAGATCCTCGCCAGCGCGCCCGTCCAGCAGTTGATCGACCTGAAGCGGCCTGTCGCGCTGCTCCTCGTTGCCATACTTCACTTCGTGGAGGACGCGGACGACCCGTACAGTGCGCTGGCCGAACTGCGTGACGCCCTCGCGCCGGGCAGCATGCTGGTCGTCACGCACGCGGCGTTCGAGGGGATTCCGCTCCCGCAGGAGCAGGCCGAGGGCGCGGTCGGCGTCTACAAGAACATCCGCAATCCGCTGATCATGCGCACGCGCGAGGAGATCGCGCGGTTCTTCGAGGGGTACGACATGGTGGAACCCGGCCTGGTGCCGATGCCGGACTGGCGGCCCGACACGGCACCCGAGGACGAGGACCCGTATTCCTTCTCCGGGTTCGGCGGCGTGGGACGCACGGCGTGA
- a CDS encoding SCO0930 family lipoprotein, whose translation MKTSWRSASLVAAAAAVLALTTACGQEQGTPTGSQNVGATAAAGGYGTSTTAGNGYGADSKDQAAAKAEPAGQLAVTESTKLGKVLTDGAGMTLYRFDKDTAEPPKSSCDGACATAWPPVPADGAEAAAGVDKSLLGEVTRADGTKQLTVAGWPMYRFAKDTKAGDTNGQGVGGTWYASAPNGKKATLADLPGLSVRKDAKLGDVVVDKNGMTVYRFMKDQAWPVSKSACTGACLEKWPAVAPVASKDTKGVQKKGLMGFTRPDGVKQMTVNCWPIYTFSGDTAPGDTNGQGVGGTWYAVAPDGKPVGAAK comes from the coding sequence ATGAAGACCTCCTGGCGGAGCGCCTCACTCGTAGCGGCAGCTGCGGCCGTGCTGGCGCTCACGACGGCGTGCGGTCAGGAACAGGGCACCCCTACGGGCAGCCAGAACGTCGGGGCGACCGCCGCCGCTGGTGGCTACGGAACGAGCACCACGGCGGGCAACGGCTACGGCGCCGACTCCAAGGACCAGGCCGCCGCCAAGGCGGAGCCCGCGGGTCAGCTCGCCGTCACGGAGAGCACGAAGCTGGGCAAGGTGCTGACGGACGGCGCCGGAATGACGCTCTACCGCTTCGACAAGGACACCGCGGAGCCCCCGAAGTCCAGCTGTGACGGCGCCTGCGCGACCGCGTGGCCGCCGGTTCCCGCCGACGGCGCCGAGGCCGCCGCCGGCGTCGACAAGTCGCTGCTCGGCGAGGTGACGCGCGCCGACGGTACGAAGCAGCTGACGGTCGCCGGTTGGCCGATGTACCGCTTCGCCAAGGACACCAAGGCCGGGGACACCAACGGCCAAGGCGTGGGCGGCACTTGGTACGCCTCCGCGCCCAACGGCAAGAAGGCGACGCTCGCCGACCTGCCCGGCCTGTCGGTCCGCAAGGACGCGAAGCTCGGTGACGTCGTCGTCGACAAGAACGGGATGACCGTCTACCGCTTCATGAAGGACCAGGCCTGGCCCGTCTCGAAGTCGGCGTGCACGGGCGCCTGCCTGGAGAAGTGGCCGGCCGTGGCGCCGGTCGCCTCGAAGGACACCAAGGGTGTCCAGAAGAAGGGCCTGATGGGCTTCACCCGTCCGGACGGCGTGAAGCAGATGACCGTCAACTGCTGGCCGATCTACACCTTCTCCGGTGACACCGCTCCCGGTGACACCAACGGCCAGGGCGTGGGCGGCACGTGGTACGCCGTCGCCCCCGACGGCAAGCCGGTCGGCGCGGCGAAGTAA
- a CDS encoding bestrophin-like domain has protein sequence MSDWLVLALAMAAACIVVLIVTLVRHRRAREDEDPSETPDVIEYMTMMIGVVYAIVLGLAIAGVWEARGAAQDHVQAEAQALHEISERVRVYPPDVRDRIRGDVDAYVDYVVTKEWKSMTDHGRVTAEGGRLLEQIRHDVTDYEPKSDFEAQAYQPLVDQVTAADAARSARADSTGATMPGVVWFGLIIGAVVTVGMIFALQIRRTPRELILAGLFSALIAFLLFLIWDFDAPYSRGIAASVEPFTALFPHLPG, from the coding sequence TTGTCGGATTGGCTTGTTCTCGCCCTCGCGATGGCGGCCGCGTGCATCGTGGTCCTCATCGTGACGCTCGTCCGGCACCGCCGGGCGCGCGAGGACGAGGACCCCAGCGAGACCCCGGACGTCATCGAGTACATGACGATGATGATCGGCGTGGTGTACGCCATCGTCCTGGGCCTGGCGATCGCCGGCGTGTGGGAGGCCCGCGGGGCCGCCCAGGACCATGTGCAGGCGGAGGCCCAGGCGCTGCACGAGATCTCCGAGCGGGTCCGGGTCTACCCGCCCGACGTGCGCGACCGCATCCGCGGTGACGTCGACGCCTATGTCGACTACGTGGTCACCAAGGAGTGGAAGTCCATGACGGACCACGGCCGGGTGACCGCCGAGGGCGGCCGGCTGCTCGAACAGATCCGGCACGACGTCACCGACTACGAACCGAAGTCGGACTTCGAGGCCCAGGCGTACCAGCCGCTCGTGGACCAGGTGACGGCGGCCGACGCCGCACGCAGCGCCCGGGCCGACTCCACCGGGGCGACCATGCCCGGGGTGGTGTGGTTCGGGCTGATCATCGGTGCCGTGGTCACCGTCGGCATGATCTTCGCGCTGCAGATCAGGCGAACCCCCCGCGAGCTGATCCTCGCCGGGCTGTTCTCCGCGCTGATCGCGTTCCTGCTGTTCCTCATCTGGGACTTCGACGCGCCCTACAGCCGGGGGATCGCGGCGTCCGTGGAACCCTTCACGGCGCTGTTCCCGCACCTTCCCGGCTGA
- a CDS encoding class F sortase has protein sequence MSASELAEEEERQRKRAPWGVIALVLLTGLALIRNGSGEFDVGPPQPASAAAADSRTSGGTFAKTPDPLPYSVVDRVRIPAIRVDTPVMPVGLDADGWVAAPPPEDPNLAGWFTGAVAPGEKGTSVIVGHVDNMQGPAVFYGLGALKKGNKVEVLRKDGKTAVFEIYGIEVFSKEDFPGDRVYNSKGTPELRVITCGGGFSKQHGYDGNVVVFAKMVETR, from the coding sequence ATGTCTGCGTCCGAGCTGGCCGAAGAGGAGGAGCGGCAGAGGAAGCGCGCCCCTTGGGGCGTGATAGCGCTTGTTCTGCTGACCGGCCTCGCCCTCATTCGGAATGGTTCCGGTGAGTTCGACGTGGGTCCGCCGCAGCCCGCGTCCGCGGCCGCCGCCGACAGCCGCACCTCCGGTGGCACCTTCGCCAAGACGCCGGACCCGTTGCCGTACTCCGTCGTCGACCGGGTACGGATCCCGGCCATCAGGGTCGACACCCCGGTGATGCCGGTGGGTCTGGACGCCGACGGCTGGGTCGCGGCGCCGCCGCCCGAGGACCCGAATCTCGCCGGCTGGTTCACCGGCGCGGTCGCTCCCGGCGAGAAGGGCACCTCCGTGATCGTCGGCCATGTCGACAACATGCAGGGTCCCGCCGTCTTCTACGGGCTCGGGGCGCTCAAGAAGGGGAACAAGGTCGAGGTCCTGCGCAAGGACGGAAAGACGGCCGTGTTCGAGATCTACGGCATCGAGGTGTTCTCGAAAGAGGATTTCCCCGGTGACCGCGTGTACAACAGCAAGGGAACTCCGGAATTGCGCGTGATCACGTGCGGCGGCGGTTTCTCGAAGCAGCACGGATACGACGGGAACGTGGTCGTGTTCGCGAAGATGGTCGAAACGCGCTGA
- a CDS encoding polysaccharide deacetylase family protein, with the protein MKKDQLITRRKALVAGAAVLGAAGVAGTAHVLTADPAAQPVRVPPRSGPQAARAVKPSAYRLQPITGYGPPLGAPGRTVVRHEPFLRMSGRGRTMVLTFDDGPDPLYTPDVLRILREYDVRATFFVCGEMANDNKDLLGKMADDGHIVGNHTWTHPLLTSLSRSRIRSEIERTSKVIKNAYGESPAWFRAPYGAWNRATFQIQADLGMEPLAWTIDTNDWATPGVRSIVGTVEKEAAPGVVVLSHDAGGNRSQSVQALREYLPHLLDSGYHLTVPRRNGV; encoded by the coding sequence ATGAAAAAGGATCAGCTGATCACCCGACGTAAGGCGCTGGTCGCCGGCGCCGCCGTCCTGGGGGCTGCCGGAGTCGCGGGCACCGCCCACGTCCTGACCGCCGACCCGGCCGCGCAACCGGTGCGGGTCCCGCCCCGCTCCGGCCCGCAGGCCGCCCGCGCCGTCAAACCGTCCGCGTACCGCCTCCAGCCGATCACCGGCTACGGCCCGCCGCTCGGTGCCCCCGGCCGGACCGTCGTCCGGCACGAGCCCTTCCTGCGCATGTCCGGGCGCGGCCGCACCATGGTGCTGACCTTCGACGACGGCCCCGACCCGCTCTACACCCCCGACGTCCTGCGCATCCTGCGCGAGTACGACGTGCGCGCGACGTTCTTCGTGTGCGGCGAGATGGCCAACGACAACAAGGACCTGCTCGGAAAGATGGCCGACGACGGTCACATCGTCGGCAACCACACCTGGACGCACCCGCTGCTGACCTCGCTCTCCCGCTCCAGGATCCGCTCCGAGATCGAGCGCACCAGCAAGGTCATCAAGAACGCCTACGGCGAGTCCCCGGCCTGGTTCCGCGCGCCCTACGGGGCGTGGAACAGGGCGACGTTCCAGATCCAGGCCGACCTCGGCATGGAGCCGCTGGCCTGGACGATCGACACGAACGACTGGGCGACGCCGGGCGTCCGCTCGATCGTCGGAACCGTGGAGAAGGAGGCCGCCCCCGGCGTCGTCGTCCTCTCGCACGACGCGGGCGGCAACCGCTCCCAGAGCGTGCAGGCGCTGCGCGAGTACCTGCCGCATCTGCTGGATTCCGGCTACCACCTCACGGTGCCGCGCAGGAACGGCGTCTAG
- the lysX gene encoding bifunctional lysylphosphatidylglycerol synthetase/lysine--tRNA ligase LysX, whose translation MSSTVEARPPKDRAAPARPSPRGFLSKVPEGFATFFGIIGLLCAVLAFIAPLRRVLRPVTRFLDLLIIPVSANLAYAVFLFLLAAATAARKKIAWWLVVVYLGLLVLTDILGVAVGLYAQSVPSLVVCGLLLALLIVARREFYADSRRGAVRRALLVLIAGLVVAILVGWGLVELFPGTLPHSQRLLWAANRVCGGLVSGGSFDGRPPRWLFFVLGLFGALALLNAAATLFRSQRMVAALHGDEEARIRALLQAYGADDSLGYFATRRDKAVVFSPSGKAAVTYRVEAGVCLASGDPVGDREAWPHAIDAWLDAARRYAWAPAAMGASEDGAKAYARAGLGALQLGDEAILHVARFDLGGRDMRVTRQAVNRVKRSGATCRVRRHSTLTETEMEEIVRRADAWRDTETERGFSMALDRLGDPEDGDCLLAEAMDSDGKLLALLSFVPWGRDGISLDLMRRDRSAPNGVTEFMVAEVCAAAGKFGVRRISLNFAVFRSVFEEGARIGAGPVLRLWRRLLLFFSRWWQLEALYRSNAKYHPEWYPRFICYGETGSLARIGMASAIAEGFVSVPSMRSLWGRGHSRGGPQPATTAGLPSLSALGLATGDGSAAEDATADLPDQVRVRHRKLDRLRADGTDPYPVGIPPRTHLLSEVRGGEDVTVAGRVMLVRDFGGILFAVLRDWSGDLQLALTRQESGAALDRFRQVVDIGDHITADGLAGASDRGEPTVFVSAWQLTAKCLRPLPDKRKGLADPEAKVRRRYLDLVSSPGARDVVRARSTAVQALRQGLLERGYLEVETPMLQQIHGGANARPFTTHINAYDLNLYLRIAPELYLKRLCVGGLEKVFEMGRTFRNEGVSYKHNPEFTMLEAYQAFADYDVMLDLARELIQGAATAAFGSPIARKGGTEYDISGEWPVKTVYGAISEALGDEIDADTSVEALQRLCDRAGVPYVDDDGRGDIVLEMYERLVEEKTQLPTFYKDFPTDVSPLTRQHRTDPRLAERWDLVAFGTELGTAYSELTDPVEQRRRLTAQSLLAAGGDPEAMELDEDFLDALEYAMPPTGGLGIGVDRLVMFLTGLTIRETLPFPLVRRR comes from the coding sequence ATGAGTTCCACCGTGGAGGCCCGCCCGCCCAAGGACAGAGCCGCTCCGGCACGGCCGTCCCCGCGCGGATTCCTCAGCAAGGTGCCCGAGGGTTTCGCGACCTTCTTCGGCATCATCGGACTGCTCTGCGCCGTACTGGCCTTCATCGCCCCGCTGCGCCGGGTGCTGCGCCCGGTCACGCGCTTCCTCGACCTGCTGATCATCCCGGTCAGCGCCAACCTCGCCTACGCCGTCTTCCTCTTCCTGCTCGCCGCCGCCACGGCCGCCCGCAAGAAGATCGCCTGGTGGCTGGTGGTCGTCTACCTCGGTCTGCTGGTCCTCACCGACATCCTCGGCGTCGCCGTCGGCCTGTACGCGCAGTCCGTGCCCTCCCTGGTCGTCTGCGGGCTCCTGCTGGCCCTGCTGATCGTGGCCCGCCGCGAGTTCTACGCCGACTCGCGGCGCGGCGCCGTACGGCGGGCCCTGCTCGTCCTGATCGCCGGACTCGTCGTCGCGATCCTGGTCGGCTGGGGCCTGGTGGAGCTGTTCCCGGGGACCCTGCCGCACAGCCAGCGACTCCTGTGGGCCGCCAACCGGGTCTGCGGCGGACTGGTGTCCGGCGGATCCTTCGACGGCCGGCCACCACGCTGGCTGTTCTTCGTCCTCGGACTGTTCGGCGCCCTCGCCCTGCTGAACGCCGCCGCCACGCTGTTCCGTTCCCAGCGCATGGTGGCGGCCCTGCACGGGGACGAGGAGGCCCGCATCCGTGCCCTCCTCCAGGCCTACGGCGCCGACGACTCCCTCGGCTACTTCGCCACCCGCCGCGACAAGGCCGTCGTCTTCTCGCCCAGCGGCAAGGCGGCCGTCACCTACCGCGTCGAGGCCGGAGTCTGCCTCGCCAGCGGCGACCCCGTCGGCGACCGGGAGGCCTGGCCGCACGCGATCGACGCCTGGCTCGACGCGGCCCGCCGCTACGCCTGGGCGCCCGCCGCGATGGGCGCCTCCGAGGACGGGGCCAAGGCCTACGCGCGTGCCGGGCTCGGCGCCCTCCAGCTCGGCGACGAGGCGATCCTGCACGTCGCCCGCTTCGACCTCGGCGGCCGCGACATGCGCGTCACCCGACAGGCCGTCAACCGCGTCAAGCGCTCCGGCGCCACCTGCCGGGTGCGCCGCCACTCCACCCTCACCGAGACGGAGATGGAGGAGATCGTCCGCCGGGCCGACGCCTGGCGCGACACCGAGACCGAGCGCGGCTTCTCGATGGCCCTCGACCGGCTCGGCGACCCCGAGGACGGCGACTGCCTGCTCGCCGAGGCGATGGACTCCGACGGCAAGCTCCTCGCCCTGCTCTCCTTCGTGCCCTGGGGCCGCGACGGCATCTCCCTCGACCTGATGCGCCGCGACCGCAGCGCGCCCAACGGCGTCACCGAGTTCATGGTCGCGGAGGTGTGCGCCGCGGCCGGGAAGTTCGGCGTACGGCGTATCTCCCTCAACTTCGCGGTGTTCCGCTCCGTCTTCGAGGAGGGCGCCCGCATCGGCGCGGGCCCCGTGCTGCGGCTCTGGCGCCGGCTGCTGCTGTTCTTCTCCCGGTGGTGGCAGCTGGAGGCGCTGTACCGCTCCAACGCCAAGTACCACCCCGAGTGGTACCCGCGCTTCATCTGTTACGGCGAGACCGGCTCCCTCGCCCGCATCGGCATGGCGTCCGCCATCGCCGAGGGGTTCGTCTCCGTCCCCTCGATGCGCTCGCTGTGGGGCAGGGGGCACTCCCGAGGCGGACCCCAGCCCGCCACCACGGCCGGACTGCCCTCGTTGTCCGCCCTCGGCCTCGCCACCGGCGACGGGAGCGCGGCCGAGGACGCCACCGCGGACCTCCCCGACCAGGTCCGGGTGCGGCACCGCAAGCTCGACCGGCTGCGCGCCGACGGCACCGACCCCTACCCGGTCGGCATCCCGCCGCGCACCCATCTGCTGTCCGAGGTCCGCGGCGGCGAGGACGTCACCGTCGCCGGGCGCGTGATGCTCGTCCGCGACTTCGGCGGCATCCTCTTCGCCGTGCTGCGCGACTGGTCCGGCGACCTCCAGCTCGCCCTCACCCGCCAGGAGTCCGGAGCGGCGCTCGACCGCTTCCGCCAGGTCGTCGACATCGGCGACCACATCACCGCCGACGGCCTCGCGGGCGCCAGCGACCGGGGCGAACCGACCGTCTTCGTCAGCGCCTGGCAGCTCACCGCCAAGTGCCTGCGCCCGCTGCCCGACAAACGCAAGGGCCTCGCCGACCCCGAGGCCAAGGTGCGCCGCCGCTATCTCGACCTGGTGTCCAGCCCCGGCGCCCGCGACGTCGTACGGGCCCGCTCCACGGCCGTCCAGGCGCTGCGCCAGGGCCTGCTGGAGCGCGGCTACCTGGAGGTCGAGACCCCGATGCTCCAGCAGATCCACGGAGGCGCGAACGCCCGGCCGTTCACCACCCACATCAACGCCTACGACCTGAACCTCTATCTGCGCATCGCACCCGAGCTGTACCTCAAACGGCTCTGCGTCGGCGGACTGGAGAAGGTCTTCGAGATGGGCCGCACCTTCCGCAACGAGGGTGTCTCCTACAAGCACAACCCCGAGTTCACGATGCTGGAGGCCTACCAGGCCTTCGCCGACTACGACGTGATGCTCGACCTCGCCCGCGAGCTGATCCAGGGCGCCGCCACCGCCGCCTTCGGCTCACCGATCGCCCGCAAGGGCGGTACGGAGTACGACATCTCCGGGGAGTGGCCCGTCAAGACGGTCTACGGCGCGATCTCCGAGGCCCTCGGGGACGAGATCGACGCCGACACCTCCGTCGAGGCGCTCCAGCGGCTCTGCGACCGCGCGGGCGTGCCGTACGTGGACGACGACGGGCGCGGCGACATCGTCCTGGAGATGTACGAACGCCTGGTCGAGGAGAAGACGCAGCTGCCCACCTTCTACAAGGACTTCCCGACCGACGTCTCCCCGCTCACCCGGCAGCACCGCACCGACCCGCGCCTCGCCGAACGCTGGGACCTCGTCGCCTTCGGCACGGAACTGGGCACCGCCTACTCCGAGTTGACCGACCCGGTCGAGCAGCGCCGGCGGCTCACCGCCCAGTCGCTGCTGGCGGCCGGGGGAGACCCCGAGGCGATGGAGCTCGACGAGGACTTCCTCGACGCGCTCGAGTACGCCATGCCGCCCACCGGCGGACTCGGGATCGGCGTCGACCGGCTCGTCATGTTCCTGACCGGGCTGACGATCCGCGAGACCCTGCCGTTCCCGCTGGTGCGCCGCCGCTGA
- a CDS encoding universal stress protein — protein sequence MTDEQHAQGFERGTDGPKVIVVGVDGSESSLRAAAYAGGLARRQRALLAVVYIQPVMAAGAALGVPVAETTDEIAEDLIRYIRDAAERVKDIFDVRWEFHTFRGDPYNGLVTAADELKADAVVVGASEQAGHRIVGSVAIRLVKAGRWPVTVVP from the coding sequence GTGACGGATGAGCAGCACGCACAGGGGTTCGAGCGCGGGACGGACGGTCCCAAGGTCATCGTGGTCGGAGTGGACGGCTCCGAGTCCTCACTGCGCGCTGCGGCGTACGCGGGGGGTCTGGCACGGCGGCAGCGGGCGCTGCTCGCGGTGGTCTACATCCAGCCGGTGATGGCGGCGGGGGCCGCGCTCGGGGTGCCGGTGGCGGAGACGACCGACGAGATCGCCGAGGATCTGATCCGGTACATCCGCGACGCGGCCGAGCGGGTGAAGGACATATTCGATGTGCGCTGGGAGTTCCACACCTTCCGCGGCGACCCGTACAACGGCCTGGTCACCGCGGCCGACGAGCTGAAGGCGGACGCGGTGGTGGTGGGCGCCTCCGAGCAGGCCGGCCACCGGATCGTGGGGTCGGTGGCGATCCGGCTGGTGAAGGCGGGCCGCTGGCCCGTCACCGTCGTCCCGTAG
- a CDS encoding CapA family protein has translation MITRARQINLAIAAVLIATAAACQAQDSPGHRRDGQAAPGATRPFTLVASGDVLPHSSIIDRAASDAGGDGYDFRPMLAGVRPIVSGADLAICHMETVYGADGDYSGYPTFKSPPQVAEGLAATGYDACSTASNHSLDDGAAGIGRTLDALDRAGVRHAGSARTAREASGATVLRAGGARVAQLAYTYDTNGIPLPQGQPWAVRTIDPDRIVADARAARKAGADVVVVSLHWGTEWQDEPDEQQLDLSRRLTASATAGRADIDLILGTHAHVPQAYEKVNGTWVVYGMGDQIAGEMYNGDGVQDPRGNQSTIGRFTFAPPARAGERWRVTKAEFIPQGFDLDAGRVLDLNAALDQGAAVGAVRDRVRDVVLSRGAGEDGLVMGK, from the coding sequence ATGATCACACGCGCGCGACAGATCAATCTGGCCATCGCGGCCGTCCTCATCGCCACGGCCGCGGCCTGCCAGGCGCAGGACTCGCCCGGACACCGCCGGGACGGACAGGCCGCCCCCGGTGCCACCCGTCCCTTCACCCTGGTCGCCTCGGGGGACGTCCTGCCGCACAGCTCGATCATCGACCGCGCGGCTTCGGACGCCGGAGGCGACGGATACGACTTCCGGCCGATGCTCGCGGGTGTCCGGCCGATCGTGTCCGGTGCCGATCTGGCGATCTGTCACATGGAGACCGTCTACGGCGCCGACGGCGACTACTCGGGGTACCCCACCTTCAAGTCCCCGCCCCAGGTGGCCGAAGGCCTCGCCGCGACGGGCTACGACGCCTGTTCCACCGCCTCGAACCACAGCCTCGACGACGGCGCCGCGGGCATCGGCCGCACCCTGGACGCGCTCGACCGCGCGGGCGTGCGGCACGCCGGGTCCGCGCGCACGGCTCGGGAGGCGAGCGGAGCCACCGTGCTGCGGGCGGGCGGCGCCCGGGTCGCCCAGCTCGCCTACACCTACGACACGAACGGGATCCCGCTCCCGCAGGGGCAGCCCTGGGCGGTCCGGACGATCGACCCGGACCGGATCGTCGCGGACGCCCGCGCCGCCCGGAAGGCCGGCGCCGACGTGGTCGTCGTCTCCCTGCACTGGGGGACCGAGTGGCAGGACGAACCCGACGAACAGCAACTGGACCTGAGCCGCCGGCTGACCGCGTCCGCCACCGCCGGGCGGGCGGACATCGACCTGATCCTCGGCACCCACGCGCACGTCCCGCAGGCCTACGAGAAGGTCAACGGCACCTGGGTCGTCTACGGCATGGGCGACCAGATCGCGGGCGAGATGTACAACGGCGACGGCGTCCAGGACCCGCGCGGCAACCAGAGCACCATCGGACGGTTCACCTTCGCGCCCCCGGCGCGGGCGGGCGAACGCTGGAGGGTCACGAAGGCCGAGTTCATCCCGCAGGGCTTCGACCTCGACGCCGGCCGGGTCCTCGACCTCAACGCCGCGCTGGACCAGGGGGCCGCGGTCGGCGCCGTCCGTGACCGTGTCCGCGACGTCGTCCTGAGCCGGGGCGCGGGCGAGGACGGCCTGGTGATGGGGAAGTAG
- a CDS encoding sigma-70 family RNA polymerase sigma factor produces MTAGTTTITSGTTAEHELAALQREHGRPLFALLLRLSDGDRQRAEDLVQETLVRAWQHPEALRADAFDSVRPWLLTVGRRLAIDARRARQARPPEVGDAVLDHARICADHAERSAATLDVREAVKTLTPEHREVLVLVYFQGASVAEAAEALGIPPGTVKSRAYYALRALRRVLPGYAADLR; encoded by the coding sequence ATGACGGCCGGAACCACCACCATCACGAGCGGGACGACCGCCGAGCACGAGCTGGCCGCGCTGCAGCGCGAGCACGGCCGGCCCCTCTTCGCCCTGCTGCTCCGCCTGTCGGACGGCGACCGGCAGCGGGCCGAGGACCTGGTGCAGGAGACGCTCGTCCGCGCCTGGCAGCACCCCGAGGCGCTCCGGGCGGACGCCTTCGACTCCGTCCGCCCCTGGCTGCTCACCGTGGGACGGCGGCTCGCCATCGACGCGCGGCGGGCCCGGCAGGCCCGCCCGCCGGAGGTCGGGGACGCCGTACTCGACCACGCGCGCATCTGCGCGGATCACGCCGAACGGTCGGCGGCGACGCTCGATGTGCGGGAGGCTGTGAAGACACTCACTCCCGAGCACCGTGAAGTCCTGGTGCTCGTGTACTTCCAGGGGGCGAGTGTGGCGGAGGCCGCGGAGGCCCTGGGCATTCCGCCCGGTACCGTGAAGTCCCGCGCGTACTACGCGCTGCGCGCCCTGCGCCGGGTACTCCCAGGATATGCAGCCGACCTGCGGTGA